The Agrococcus carbonis sequence ACGATGTTCGATAGGCTGAGCAGCTCGGCATTCCGCTCCACGAGCGAGAGCGCACGGGCGTTGACGTCGACCGCCCAGACCCGCGCGCCGGGGGAGCGCACGGCGAGCGTCGAAGCGATCGGCCCCCAGCCGCAGCCGAGATCCAGCAGCTCGCCCGTCGCGGGCGGTGCGGGCACCGCATCCAGCAGCACCGCGGTGCCGACGTCGAGCCGGTCGCCGGAGAACACCCCTGTGGCGGTGACCATCTCCCGCTCGCGCCCGGCGATCGGCACCCGGATGGTCCGGACCGACTCGGGTGCGACGGGCTCGGCAGAGAAGTAGTGGTCCGGCACGGACACGACAGTAGCGAAGGACTCCACGATGGCAGAACCGCAGGACCACCCCGGCGACCGCGCGATGGAGCGCATCCTCGCCTGGGCGCAGCCCGCGGAGGGCGCGGTGCTCTCCGAGCGCGCGCAGGCGCTCCAGGCCGACGACGGCCTCGCCGACACCGACGGCGAGCAGTACGACCGCGAGGAGCGCGCGGCGCTGCGCCGCGTCGACGGGCTCCGCACCGAGCTCGAGGACGTCACCGAGGTCGAGTACCGGCAGCTGCGGCTCGAGAACGTCGTGCTCGTCGGCGTCCACTCCGGATCCGCCGAGGACGCGGAGCACTCGCTCCGCGAGCTCGCGGCGCTCGCCGAGACCGCGGGCGCCCGCGTGCTCGACGGCATGCTGCAGCGGCGGCCCAACCCCGATCCCGCGACCTACGTGGGGCGCGGCAAGGCCGAGGAGCTCGCCGCGATCGTGCAGGAGCTCGGCGCCGACACCGTCGTCGCCGACAGCGAGCTCTCGCCGAGCCAGCGTCGTGCGCTCGAGGATCGCGTGAAGGTCAAGGTCATCGACCGCACGGCGGTCATCCTCGACATCTTCAGCCAGCACGCCAAGAGCCGCGAGGGCAAGGCCCAGGTCGAGCTCGCGCAGCTCGAGTACCTGCTGCCGCGCCTGCGCGGCTGGGGCGAGTCGATGTCGCGCCAGGCCGGTGGGCAGGTCGGCGGCCAGGGCGCCGGCATGGGCTCGCGCGGACCGGGTGAGACGAAGATCGAGCTCGATCGCCGTCGCATCCACACGCGGATGGCGCGGCTGCGCAAGCAGATCAAGGGCTTCGCACCCGCCCGAGCGGCGAAGCGCGCGAACCGGGACCGCTTCGAGGTGCCGGGCGTCGCGATCGCCGGTTACACGAACGCGGGCAAGTCGTCGCTGCTCAACCGCATCACCGGCGCGGGCGTGCTGGTCGAGAACGCGCTCTTCGCGACGCTCGACGCGACCGTGCGGCGCGCCCGCACGCCGGATGGGCGCGAGTTCACGATC is a genomic window containing:
- a CDS encoding class I SAM-dependent methyltransferase — its product is MSVPDHYFSAEPVAPESVRTIRVPIAGREREMVTATGVFSGDRLDVGTAVLLDAVPAPPATGELLDLGCGWGPIASTLAVRSPGARVWAVDVNARALSLVERNAELLSLSNIVPATPDRVPEDLRFAAIWSNPPIRIGKAQLHELLETWIPRLAPGATAWLVVQKHLGADSLLRWLAERFEGFEVERADSKRTYRIIAVTAPD
- the hflX gene encoding GTPase HflX; the protein is MAEPQDHPGDRAMERILAWAQPAEGAVLSERAQALQADDGLADTDGEQYDREERAALRRVDGLRTELEDVTEVEYRQLRLENVVLVGVHSGSAEDAEHSLRELAALAETAGARVLDGMLQRRPNPDPATYVGRGKAEELAAIVQELGADTVVADSELSPSQRRALEDRVKVKVIDRTAVILDIFSQHAKSREGKAQVELAQLEYLLPRLRGWGESMSRQAGGQVGGQGAGMGSRGPGETKIELDRRRIHTRMARLRKQIKGFAPARAAKRANRDRFEVPGVAIAGYTNAGKSSLLNRITGAGVLVENALFATLDATVRRARTPDGREFTIADTVGFVRNLPHQLVEAFRSTLEEVSESEVIVHVVDASHADPASQIATVRDVLGETGARSIPEIVVFNKADLISDDDRLVLRGLQPDAIFASARTGEGVDEILARIGELLPRPELPVSLLVPFDRGDVVAMLHDRFEVVHEQYEEAGTRIDAKVSEAVLPQLAEFRVDPATS